The Alphaproteobacteria bacterium genome contains a region encoding:
- a CDS encoding SCO family protein, whose protein sequence is MGLRGANAGFCAVMTRLRGAWAMIWLALAWMPFASPVAANDAREPSATELIEGLLSGREPVGGPFDLTDHTGRARTDADFRGKLVVLYFGYASCPDVCPTELQSISLALDKLGAAADAVQPLFITVDPERDTPARLADFVSSFHPRLIGLTGPLPDIRKTAIAYRVFFARHQVPGPNYPVDHTGFIYIVGKDGRFLGYLPPGVSPDDISDAIRSQLGPE, encoded by the coding sequence GTGGGGTTGCGGGGTGCAAACGCAGGCTTCTGCGCGGTGATGACGCGCCTGCGCGGCGCGTGGGCGATGATCTGGCTCGCGCTCGCCTGGATGCCCTTTGCCAGCCCGGTTGCGGCCAACGATGCAAGGGAGCCCTCCGCGACCGAGTTGATCGAGGGGCTGCTGTCAGGCCGTGAGCCCGTCGGGGGTCCGTTCGATCTCACCGACCACACCGGCCGCGCGCGGACCGACGCCGACTTTCGCGGCAAGCTCGTGGTGCTCTATTTCGGGTATGCGTCTTGTCCCGATGTCTGCCCGACCGAGTTGCAATCGATCTCGCTTGCGCTCGACAAGCTCGGCGCCGCGGCCGATGCGGTGCAGCCACTATTCATCACCGTCGATCCCGAGCGCGACACGCCTGCGCGGCTTGCCGACTTCGTCTCCTCGTTTCATCCGCGGCTGATCGGCCTGACCGGACCGCTTCCGGATATTCGTAAGACCGCGATCGCCTACCGGGTGTTCTTCGCCAGGCACCAGGTGCCGGGGCCGAACTATCCGGTCGACCATACCGGCTTTATTTATATCGTCGGCAAGGACGGGCGCTTTCTCGGCTACTTGCCGCCGGGCGTTTCGCCCGACGACATCTCCGATGCCATTCGCAGTCAGCTCGGACCGGAATAG